The genomic DNA AAAGCTTGAGCTTTATCGTTTAATGCGTTGCGTAATTTTATAACACCAGGAATAGTATTTTCTACTACTTTTTTATAAGCTGCAATATGCATTCCTGTTGGAAATGTATCGTTAGAAGATTGCGATTTGTTTACATCATCATTTGGTTGTATAGTTTTTTCACCTTCGCCAATAGTTTTTCCTGCTATTTGGTGTGCTCTATTTGCAATAACTTCATTCACGTTCATGTTAGATTGTGTACCAGAACCTGTTTGCCAAATTACTAACGGAAACTCTTTATCATGTTTTCCTTCTAAAATTTCATCACAAACTTGTGCAATTAAATCACGCTTACTATTATCTAAAACGCCTAACTCTGCATTAGTATAAGCTGCAGCTTTTTTTAAATAAGCAAAACCATAAACTACTTCTAATGGCATAGAAGCAGCAGTGCCTATTTTAAAATTATTTCGAGAGCGTTCAGTTTGTGCTCCCCAAAGTTTATTTGCAGGCACTTTAACATCGCCCATTGTATCTTTCTCTATTCTAAATTCCATGTTTTTTGGTTTGTTTTAGGTATACAAATTTACAAAATTAAAGTGTATTTTCGCTTAATAAATTATATCAATGAATATCGTTTTTTTAGTTTTTGGTAATGACTATAAAAATTATCAACAAGCCTTATTTTCTATGTTAACTTTTCTTTCTAAAATGAAAGAAGAAGACCATATTATTGTTTTAACAGATACTCCAGAATATTTTAAGGTAATTGAAGAGCAAATAACTATTTCATTATTAAATGAAGAACTTCTTAACTCTTGGAAAGGAAATTACAACTTTTTTTGGCGTATTAAAATTAAAGCACTTCAGTTAGTTGAAAAAGAGTTTGGTGGTAAACCTTTTATTTATTTAGATGCAGATACTTTTTTATTTAATGATTTAAATAAAATAAAAAAAGGTTTAACTCAAGGTTATAACTTTATGCATTTAAATGAAGGAAAACTTAGTGAACTAGGTTCTAAAACCGAAAAGCGCATGTGGAAACAACTAAAAAACACTGTGCACGCAAATGTTTTGGTAGATGAAAGCTCATGTATGTGGAATGCCGGTGTTATTGCTATTGGTACAAAAATTAAAGAAACACTACAATTAAGTTTAGATATTTGTGATAGTATGTGTGCACAAAATGTAACACCACGACTAATAGAACAATTCGCATTTTCACTAGCTTTAAATAAAGAAAACAAGCTTATTGAAGCAGATGATACTATTGGTCATTATTGGGGTAATAAAATACAATGGAATGAGAAAATATCTGCTTTTTTTAATGAAAATTTATTGAAAAATATCTCTTTAAAATCTCAAATTAAATTACTTGATGATTTTAAATTTGATGCACTTCCTGTTAATATTAAAGTACCAAATACTAGAAAGCGATTAAACACAAAAATTGAACATTGGTTTCCTAATAAATATGAAATTTATATTAAAAGGTAAAACCAATTTTAATGCCTCCCCATTTTGCAGATGAACCAGAATTAAATTCCTTCGTTATAAAATAACGAGAATACTCAAAAAACAAAGTCCTTGTTTTTAAGATAAAGCCATAGGCATATTGACCAGTTAGACGTTTAACTTCGCCAGATGAAATTGTATATGTACTAGAATTATTGAACATACCGCTTTGTAGTGTAGCATCGTAAACAACTGCAGTACCAATAGATTGCAAAAAACCATAAAAATTAAATTTTTTAGCGCTATTTTTTATAGAAAACGGTTTGTCTATAATACCAAAAGTAGCACTTAAACCAAAAGATGCATTAGTAAATAATGTACCAGCCTTAATTTTAGATTGAGCTTGTAAAGAAAAAACAGGAGCTACTGTAACGATTTGTTTTTCTAAACCAATTTCATAATTCACTACAATATCGTTTTTAATTTGATTTTTCCATCCTTTAGGAATTTTATTGCCCGTCCATTTATGTATTCCTACTTGCATATCTTCACCAAAAGCAGCAGGACCAATAATACCTAAGTTAAATGAAGAGATAAGTCTTATTTTTTTAGTTGTATTAATAGTAATAATCATACTCTTAAGCATGATTGCAGATGCAAACGGTCGATCTCCAAACTGAATGTTTTCACTTACATAATCATCTGGAGTAAAACCTATATGCTCTAATGATAAACCGTATTTTTTGGTTGAATTATTTGGTTTGAAGAAAAGAAAGTTAATAGGATTTTTTTTTAAGCTTTTTAAAAAGAGTTCAAAATTATAACCTTGTGTATAGTTCTCGTCTCCATTTGCAAAATAGTCGTTTTCATAGTTAAAGCGGAAATAAGAGGTATTGTCTATATCTCTAAAAGAAACTAAATTATCTATTTTTTGAGCATTACTAAATGTAAAGCATGTGCAAGAAATTATAAAAAAGGTAAATAGTTTTTTCATAATCTATTTACGGTTTTATTACAACTGTGGTTTTGTTTTAATTATTAAAAAGAGTATTATTTATTTTAAAATTTAATATAGTTAACAACTATGTTAATAATTACAAAGTTTATATTGTATAAAAAAACAGTTTAACTTATCTTTGCTGCAAGATTTAAAACAAGACACATCAATTATGTTCGAATTTGACCAATATTTAGGCTTTTTAGCATTTTTAACTATCTTAACCATAGGATTTTGGTTAATGATTTTTTTATTAACTTTTGTAATTCCTTATTGGATTGGTGGAAGTTTAATTGAGCGTCTTAAAGAAATTAAAGAAGAAAGAGACGCTAAGAAAAAAGCTTAATTAGCTTTTAAAACATAAAAAAAAGGGAAACTTAATAAGTTTCCCTTTTTTTGTTTCCCATTGTTGGGACTTAAGTTTGAAAGCTATTAACCTTCAAACTCTTCGCCACCATCATTATTTTGTTGTCTTTGTCTTCTATCTTTTTTCTGATTAAATCTATATGTAAACGATAAGTTAAAGCTGCGTTCTCTCCATTGAAACTCACTCTCGCTCATAAATGTTGGAGTAGTAGTGGTTTGAGATCTTACTCGGCTATTAAATAAATCACTTACATTAAAAGCTATAGATGCTTTTTCGTTAAATAAATCTTTACTAAATGCTAAGTTTGCAGAGAATATTCCATCTCTTTCGTTTTGAGCATCTGCACTTGGCCCTCTATAAACTAAACGAGTTTGCCAATCTATTTGTCCTGGTAAAGTATATTTGTTATTTAATCTAGCAAACCAAGATGTGTTTGTGTTTCCAAGGTTTAAACCGTTTGGTGTTACACCATCAGTTTCATTTTGAAAGATATTAAAGTTAGCATTTATATTCCATTTTCTAGATGGTCTATATCCTAAAGTAAACTCAAAACCTAAGCGTTCTTCTGTTGCTAAGTTTATTGGAGTTCTATTAATTACGGGAAGCTCTTCACCATTAACAATTACAGTTTGCCCAGTATCAAAGCTAACAAAGTTAAAAACATCTGTTGCTCTTGAGAAATAAGCAGAAGCATCTAAAGTATATTTTCCAAAACGTTTTACATATCCAACATCTACAGTACCAGAATAACTTGGTGCTAAATTTGGATTTCCTTGAAATACACTAGTTACACTTGATCGTGATGGAAAAGGATTTACAAAACGGGATCTTGGTCTTCTTAAACGACGGTTATATGCTAATGTTACGTTTTCACTATCACTTAATTCGTAACTAAGATTTACTGTTGGAAAAAATCCAGAATATTGATTTTTTACTAAACTACCAGATGTTGGTTGGTCTATTGTTATTTGTGTATCCTCAAAACGAAGACCTAATAAATATGAAAATTTACCAAACTTACTACCAAACTGTGTGTAAAAAGCTGTAAGATATTCTCTATAATTAAACAGGTTACTTAAGTTGTTATCAACTTCAAATTGGTTTGTAGTTTCGTTTAAAAATTCTACTGTATAATCTGTACTTTGGTTATTAAAGTTACCACGGTATCCTATTTCAAATTGAGACTTTTCTCCTATAGGTAAAACATAATCTGTTTGTAATAAAATACGTTCTTGATCTTCTAAAGTTGCAACTCTTTCAGAGTCTAAACCATTTACATTTACTAAAGAGTTTTCATCTTCAGAACTTTCTTCATATTGAAAATCAAATGTAAATTTATGTCCGCTAGTTTCAAATTGTTTATCAAAGTTAACAGCATATTGTATTGTTTTATCATCTTCTAATTCTGGATCTAAACGTAGCGTAGAAGAGGTTAAATTTCTATTACTATCAAATTGATTAAGTAAATTTTGAGTATTACTTTCGTTATCACTCTCGCTATATAAAATAGAAGTTGTTAATGATGCTGAATCTGTAATGTACCATTCTACACCTAAATTGGTGTTAAAACCTTTACGAATACGGTCAAAATCACTAGATTCTTCAACAAAAGTATCTGGATTATCTGTGATTAAATTACCATCATCATCAAATTCTTTATTAAAGTTTACTCTTGAATCGTTTGTGTTTCCAGGTACTTCTCTATAGTTATAACTTGTAGTATTAAAAATGTTTAAATCTCCAGTTCTATAATTTATATTTCCAGATATTCCTGCTGAAGGATTATAACCTGCATTTGCAGTAATGGCTCCATTTAAACCTTGTAATTTACTACGACGTAATATAATATTTAAAATACCACCAGTACCTTCGGCATCATATCTTGCAGAAGGAGAAGTGATTACTTCAACTCTCTCAATAGATTCTGCTGGTAATTGTCTTAAGGCATCAGTAGAATTTAAACCTACTAAACCAGATGGTTTACCGTTAATTAAAATGGTAACATTTTCGTTACCTCTTAAAGCTACATTACCTTCCACATCAACAGATACAGATGGTACGTTATCTAAAACATCACTTACAGTTCCTCCTCTAACAGTTAAATCTTTACCAACATTGTAGATTTTTTTATCTAATTTTATTTCAACGGTAGTTTTTTCTGCAATAATTTCTACTTCTTCTAAAGCTGTGGCATCTTCAGATAAATAAGTAATTCCAAAGTTTTCATTTTTAGAGATAACTTTATTTTCTAGTGTTTTAGATTTAAAGCCAATATATTCAAAAGAAATCGTGTATGTTCCTTTTTCTACTTCAATATTAAATTCACCGTTTTCATTTGTAATACCTCCAGTTGCTAGTTTTCCAGGAATATTGCTTTTTACAACTACTGTAGCATATTCAAGAGGTGTTTTTGTGTTTTGATCGAGAATTTTACCAGTTAATTTTACTTCTTCTTGTGCATGTAAACCAAACACTGTAAGAAAAGTAAATAGAAGGTAATAAGAGATTTTGTTCATAAAATTGGTTGTTTCTGTAATAGTTTTTTTAGTTAGATTGCAAAAATACCTTATGGTTTAACTGGCTTTGGTTAAAACTATGTTAAATAAAAAAAGCCTTGAAATTATCAAGGCTTTTTTAAATTATTGTGTGATTTGAAATATTTTTTTTGGTGGCTCGCCAATTACAGCTTTTTGGCCGTTAATTACAATTGGACGTTCTATTAATTCTTGATGTTCTATCATTATTTCAATATATTCTTCATCTGTGAATTCTACACCATTTTGTATTAAATGATCAAATTTTTGCTTCCAAAGTAAATCGTTAGTTCTAATAATTTCTTTTGGAGAAATTTTAAGAATATTTATTATTTTTTGAAGCTTAATTGCATCTAAAGGTCTGTCCTGATATTTAATTTTTTGAGTGTCATGTTTACTGGTTTCTAAAATTTCTAAACCAGATTTTGAGTTTTTAGATTCTGGATTGTGATATATTACTATCATTTTAGTTTAAGGGATTAGGTATTACTATCAATCTCAATAATATTAGTTTTAGGATATATTAATTATTAAATAATGGTATTAATTAATTCGGTTGGTCGACCTAAAACTGCTTTATCATTATTAATAACAATTGGTCTTTCAATTAATTTTGGGTGTTCTATTAAAATGGAGATTATTGCATTGTTAGATAATGTTTTTCCTTTATAGTTCTCTTTCCAAATTGATTCATTCTTTCTAACCAAATCTATAGGTTTAATTGCTAATTTTTTAATGACA from Lacinutrix sp. 5H-3-7-4 includes the following:
- a CDS encoding outer membrane beta-barrel family protein is translated as MNKISYYLLFTFLTVFGLHAQEEVKLTGKILDQNTKTPLEYATVVVKSNIPGKLATGGITNENGEFNIEVEKGTYTISFEYIGFKSKTLENKVISKNENFGITYLSEDATALEEVEIIAEKTTVEIKLDKKIYNVGKDLTVRGGTVSDVLDNVPSVSVDVEGNVALRGNENVTILINGKPSGLVGLNSTDALRQLPAESIERVEVITSPSARYDAEGTGGILNIILRRSKLQGLNGAITANAGYNPSAGISGNINYRTGDLNIFNTTSYNYREVPGNTNDSRVNFNKEFDDDGNLITDNPDTFVEESSDFDRIRKGFNTNLGVEWYITDSASLTTSILYSESDNESNTQNLLNQFDSNRNLTSSTLRLDPELEDDKTIQYAVNFDKQFETSGHKFTFDFQYEESSEDENSLVNVNGLDSERVATLEDQERILLQTDYVLPIGEKSQFEIGYRGNFNNQSTDYTVEFLNETTNQFEVDNNLSNLFNYREYLTAFYTQFGSKFGKFSYLLGLRFEDTQITIDQPTSGSLVKNQYSGFFPTVNLSYELSDSENVTLAYNRRLRRPRSRFVNPFPSRSSVTSVFQGNPNLAPSYSGTVDVGYVKRFGKYTLDASAYFSRATDVFNFVSFDTGQTVIVNGEELPVINRTPINLATEERLGFEFTLGYRPSRKWNINANFNIFQNETDGVTPNGLNLGNTNTSWFARLNNKYTLPGQIDWQTRLVYRGPSADAQNERDGIFSANLAFSKDLFNEKASIAFNVSDLFNSRVRSQTTTTPTFMSESEFQWRERSFNLSFTYRFNQKKDRRQRQQNNDGGEEFEG
- the arsC gene encoding arsenate reductase (glutaredoxin) (This arsenate reductase requires both glutathione and glutaredoxin to convert arsenate to arsenite, after which the efflux transporter formed by ArsA and ArsB can extrude the arsenite from the cell, providing resistance.) yields the protein MIKIYHNPRCSKSRQGLALLEDSGKKFEIVKYLNTPINTNELTDVIKKLAIKPIDLVRKNESIWKENYKGKTLSNNAIISILIEHPKLIERPIVINNDKAVLGRPTELINTII
- a CDS encoding ArsC/Spx/MgsR family protein, giving the protein MIVIYHNPESKNSKSGLEILETSKHDTQKIKYQDRPLDAIKLQKIINILKISPKEIIRTNDLLWKQKFDHLIQNGVEFTDEEYIEIMIEHQELIERPIVINGQKAVIGEPPKKIFQITQ
- a CDS encoding lipid A deacylase LpxR family protein, coding for MKKLFTFFIISCTCFTFSNAQKIDNLVSFRDIDNTSYFRFNYENDYFANGDENYTQGYNFELFLKSLKKNPINFLFFKPNNSTKKYGLSLEHIGFTPDDYVSENIQFGDRPFASAIMLKSMIITINTTKKIRLISSFNLGIIGPAAFGEDMQVGIHKWTGNKIPKGWKNQIKNDIVVNYEIGLEKQIVTVAPVFSLQAQSKIKAGTLFTNASFGLSATFGIIDKPFSIKNSAKKFNFYGFLQSIGTAVVYDATLQSGMFNNSSTYTISSGEVKRLTGQYAYGFILKTRTLFFEYSRYFITKEFNSGSSAKWGGIKIGFTF